Proteins from a genomic interval of Stenotrophomonas maltophilia:
- a CDS encoding autotransporter outer membrane beta-barrel domain-containing protein has translation MAITRLCASPMRHKRGVLQDARLRCDGYRNTPRAGQEQHLIHFTFTPCERLIHADEVNAVSVLKFDTHRSPVMKIAVRRSLALAVASSLALGLPAYAGILTPGQSATVQPGDTAETWSLSGARIDVRPGGQTLSIFARDSSSVILDGAQVSFSGSDAAVRLTNSHAEISDTSIASSGERALLLATGVTGDTGPASTAMVRRSTLQGLGVGVSVATSGPSQRASLVLDATRVEALADVGNVEPLAGNGLLLIGTADVSIENGSTVIGAQNGIYAIDTDVGGPSEVNIDSSRVEGRTAAAIRVAPSLDPASPRSNVVFNVRNNSQIVGGDGNLLFVEAPDATVGFNVDNSQLTGSILNTVGSTLDVALRNGASLKGTTRDITSMALDNARWQLSGDSSTGTLALGSNSEISLGDGSAFHTLNVAGNFTGNGGTLAFNTVLAGDDAATDKLIIGGDTSGSANVRVNNVGGAGAQTSQGIQLIQVGGASNGQFNLAGRAVGGQYEYFLHKGTGADGNWYLRSQLPTVPDPCVVNPSLPECKPVDPVDPVDPVDPEPVLRPEPGAYLANLQAAQSMFRVGYHDRHAGQNSGRAWARVDGSRNGFDAISRQLDIHGNSQALTVGADVWRHESGSGVGVTLSSGNATSTSTNELTGYYARGKVKGEALGVYGTWRGGNGADPYAGFYVDGSVQRAQFRNRVEGIGLDTERYDSRAWQGAVETGYAFRVGGASNGGIYLEPQLQVGYSRWDSNRHTEANGTVVSAENANGVFGRAGLRLSGVTRWGTVPPRCSRTSPPTGCIPAPSRRSAWMTRSPMRACRAAVASSVAVRR, from the coding sequence TTGGCGATCACCAGACTCTGCGCAAGCCCAATGCGGCACAAAAGAGGCGTCTTGCAAGATGCCCGTTTGCGATGTGACGGCTATCGCAATACGCCTCGCGCGGGCCAGGAACAGCACCTTATTCACTTCACTTTCACACCATGTGAGCGTTTGATTCACGCCGACGAAGTGAATGCGGTTTCTGTCCTGAAGTTCGATACCCACAGGAGTCCGGTCATGAAGATCGCCGTTCGTCGTTCCCTTGCGCTGGCTGTCGCCAGTTCCCTTGCCCTCGGACTTCCGGCTTACGCGGGTATCCTCACGCCGGGGCAGTCCGCCACCGTGCAACCCGGGGATACTGCCGAGACGTGGAGCCTGTCTGGTGCCCGCATTGATGTGCGCCCCGGCGGGCAGACGTTGTCGATCTTTGCACGCGACTCGTCCAGCGTGATCCTGGATGGGGCGCAGGTTTCTTTCTCAGGGTCCGACGCTGCTGTTCGGCTGACCAACAGCCATGCTGAAATCAGTGATACCTCGATCGCCAGCAGCGGGGAACGAGCACTGTTGCTGGCCACGGGGGTGACGGGCGACACCGGCCCAGCTTCCACAGCGATGGTTCGCCGCAGTACGCTGCAAGGACTTGGGGTGGGTGTCAGTGTCGCCACCAGCGGTCCGAGCCAGCGAGCGTCGCTGGTGCTGGACGCAACGCGTGTCGAGGCACTGGCTGATGTCGGCAACGTTGAGCCACTGGCCGGCAACGGGCTGCTTCTGATCGGAACCGCCGATGTGTCCATCGAGAACGGCAGCACCGTCATCGGTGCACAGAACGGCATCTACGCCATTGATACGGACGTGGGTGGCCCTTCGGAAGTGAATATTGACAGCTCCCGCGTGGAGGGCCGTACCGCAGCCGCCATCCGGGTCGCTCCCTCGCTTGATCCAGCGAGCCCCCGATCCAACGTCGTCTTCAACGTGCGCAACAACAGCCAGATTGTCGGCGGTGACGGCAATCTCCTCTTCGTCGAGGCACCCGATGCGACGGTCGGCTTCAATGTCGACAACAGCCAGCTGACTGGCAGCATTCTCAACACCGTCGGCAGCACGCTTGACGTTGCCTTGCGCAATGGTGCCAGCCTGAAAGGCACCACGCGCGACATCACTTCAATGGCGCTCGACAATGCCCGTTGGCAGCTGAGCGGCGACAGCAGCACTGGCACGCTGGCGCTGGGCAGCAACAGTGAGATTTCCCTGGGCGACGGCTCCGCCTTCCACACCCTCAACGTGGCCGGCAACTTCACCGGCAATGGCGGCACCCTCGCCTTCAACACCGTACTGGCCGGCGACGATGCCGCCACCGACAAGCTGATCATCGGCGGCGACACCAGTGGCAGTGCCAACGTGCGCGTCAACAACGTCGGCGGTGCCGGGGCGCAGACCAGCCAGGGCATCCAGTTGATCCAGGTTGGCGGCGCGTCCAATGGCCAGTTCAACCTGGCCGGCCGCGCGGTGGGCGGCCAGTACGAGTACTTCCTGCACAAAGGCACCGGCGCCGACGGCAACTGGTACCTGCGTTCGCAGCTACCGACCGTGCCGGACCCGTGCGTGGTCAATCCTAGCCTGCCCGAGTGCAAGCCGGTTGATCCTGTTGATCCGGTCGATCCGGTCGATCCGGAGCCGGTGCTGCGCCCCGAACCCGGCGCCTACCTGGCCAACCTGCAGGCTGCGCAGAGCATGTTCCGCGTGGGCTACCACGACCGCCATGCCGGCCAGAATTCCGGCCGCGCCTGGGCCCGCGTGGATGGTTCGCGCAACGGCTTTGATGCCATCAGCCGCCAGCTCGACATCCACGGCAACAGCCAGGCACTGACCGTCGGCGCCGACGTGTGGCGTCACGAATCGGGCAGCGGCGTGGGCGTGACGCTGTCCAGCGGCAATGCCACCAGCACCTCCACCAATGAACTGACCGGCTACTACGCGCGCGGCAAGGTGAAGGGCGAGGCGCTCGGCGTCTACGGCACCTGGCGCGGCGGCAACGGCGCCGATCCGTATGCCGGCTTCTATGTGGATGGCTCGGTGCAGCGTGCGCAGTTCCGCAACCGGGTGGAAGGTATCGGCCTGGACACGGAACGCTACGACAGCCGCGCTTGGCAGGGCGCAGTGGAAACCGGCTATGCGTTCCGCGTGGGCGGTGCCAGCAACGGTGGCATCTACCTGGAGCCGCAGTTGCAGGTGGGCTACAGCCGCTGGGACAGCAACCGCCACACCGAGGCCAACGGCACGGTGGTCAGCGCCGAGAATGCCAATGGTGTGTTCGGGCGCGCGGGCCTGCGCCTGTCCGGTGTGACCCGCTGGGGAACGGTGCCGCCGAGGTGCAGCCGTACCTCGCCGCCAACTGGCTGCATACCCGCGCCGAGTCGCAGATCCGCGTGGATGACGAGATCGCCGATGCGCGCGTGCCGCGCAGCCGTGGCGAGTTCAGTGGCGGTGCGTCGGTGA
- a CDS encoding autotransporter outer membrane beta-barrel domain-containing protein produces the protein MRVDDEIADARVPRSRGEFSGGASVKFGNGLGAWGGLSLQRASGYHQTRAQVGVSYSW, from the coding sequence ATCCGCGTGGATGACGAGATCGCCGATGCGCGCGTGCCGCGCAGCCGTGGCGAGTTCAGTGGCGGTGCGTCGGTGAAGTTCGGCAACGGCCTCGGCGCCTGGGGCGGCCTGTCGCTGCAGAGGGCCAGTGGCTATCACCAGACCCGTGCGCAGGTAGGTGTCAGTTACAGCTGGTAG
- a CDS encoding host attachment protein, which yields MTRRIPEGTLIIVADGGSARVFTNVGSDHQLTLKQEGELRLQDISEQGVSGQGPSGAVPKDMSISQLNEATFAKQVAEQLNEDALNNRYAHLVLVADPTTLGRIRPLLHKETQARLLGDIAKDLTNAPLADIQKVLAA from the coding sequence ATGACCCGTCGCATTCCCGAAGGTACGCTGATCATTGTCGCCGATGGTGGTTCGGCCCGCGTGTTCACCAACGTCGGCAGCGATCATCAGCTGACGCTGAAGCAGGAAGGCGAACTGCGCCTGCAGGACATCAGCGAGCAGGGCGTGTCGGGACAGGGGCCGTCGGGGGCAGTGCCGAAGGACATGTCCATTTCCCAGCTCAACGAAGCGACCTTCGCCAAGCAGGTTGCCGAGCAGTTGAACGAGGATGCGCTGAACAACCGCTACGCACACCTGGTGCTGGTGGCCGATCCGACCACGCTGGGGCGCATCCGCCCGCTGCTGCACAAGGAAACGCAGGCCCGCCTGCTGGGCGACATCGCCAAGGACCTGACCAACGCACCGTTGGCCGATATCCAGAAGGTGCTGGCGGCGTAG
- the proP gene encoding glycine betaine/L-proline transporter ProP: MQDTPEAHAHFGWFKRRRHLKVDEITVVDKPMLKRAVGAAALGNAMEWFDFGVYGYLAVTIGQVFFPSSNPTAQVIAAFATFTVAFLVRPLGGLVFGPLGDRYGRQKVLAFTMILMALGTFAIGLIPSYERIGIWAPVLLLLARVVQGFSTGGEYGGAATFIAEYSTDRNRGLMGSWLEFGTLGGYIAGAGTVTALHMLLSSGQMLDWGWRIPFLVAGPLGLLGLYMRMKLEETPAFRAFAEEAEKREHDRPGLGALFQVHGRQLLVCMGLVLVFNVTDYMLLTYMPSYLSVTMGYAESKGLLLIIIVMLVMMPLNIVGGLFSDRLGRRPMIIGACIALLVLAIPCLLLVGSGNDWMIFLGLMLLGLALVCFTSSMPSTLPALFYTPVRYSALSIAFNVSVSLFGGTTPLVTAWLVERTGDPLVPAYYLMGAAVIGLVTMLFVKETAGLPLRGSPPAVGSDREAAALLKSDVPVTVDPSLPPLPDAAEPEQVKPA; the protein is encoded by the coding sequence ATGCAGGACACGCCCGAGGCACATGCCCATTTCGGCTGGTTCAAACGCCGCCGCCACCTGAAGGTCGATGAGATCACCGTCGTCGACAAGCCCATGCTCAAGCGCGCCGTGGGCGCCGCCGCACTGGGCAATGCCATGGAGTGGTTCGACTTTGGTGTCTATGGCTATCTCGCCGTCACCATCGGCCAGGTGTTCTTCCCGTCCAGCAACCCCACCGCGCAGGTGATCGCTGCCTTCGCCACCTTCACCGTGGCGTTCCTGGTGCGGCCGCTCGGCGGCCTGGTGTTCGGCCCGCTCGGCGACCGTTATGGGCGCCAGAAAGTACTGGCGTTCACCATGATCCTGATGGCGCTGGGCACGTTTGCGATCGGCCTGATTCCTTCCTATGAGCGCATCGGCATCTGGGCGCCGGTGCTGTTGCTGCTGGCGCGCGTGGTGCAGGGCTTCTCCACCGGTGGCGAGTATGGCGGTGCGGCCACCTTCATCGCCGAGTATTCCACCGACCGCAACCGTGGGTTGATGGGCAGCTGGCTGGAGTTCGGCACGCTGGGCGGCTACATCGCAGGCGCCGGTACCGTGACCGCGCTGCACATGCTGCTGAGCAGCGGGCAGATGCTGGACTGGGGCTGGCGCATTCCGTTCCTGGTGGCCGGCCCACTCGGCCTGCTTGGCCTGTACATGCGCATGAAACTGGAGGAAACGCCGGCCTTCCGCGCCTTCGCCGAGGAAGCCGAGAAGCGCGAGCACGATCGTCCGGGGCTGGGCGCGCTGTTCCAGGTGCACGGCCGCCAGCTGCTGGTATGCATGGGCCTGGTGCTGGTGTTCAACGTCACCGACTACATGCTGCTGACCTACATGCCCAGCTACCTCAGCGTCACCATGGGCTATGCCGAGAGCAAGGGGCTGTTGCTCATCATCATCGTGATGCTGGTGATGATGCCGCTGAACATCGTCGGTGGATTGTTCAGTGACAGGCTGGGCCGCCGCCCGATGATCATCGGCGCGTGCATCGCACTGCTGGTGCTTGCCATTCCGTGCCTGCTGCTGGTCGGCAGCGGCAACGACTGGATGATCTTCCTTGGCCTGATGCTGCTCGGCCTGGCACTGGTGTGCTTCACCAGCTCGATGCCATCCACGCTGCCGGCGCTGTTCTACACCCCGGTGCGCTACAGCGCGCTGTCGATCGCCTTCAATGTTTCGGTATCGCTGTTCGGCGGCACCACCCCGCTGGTGACCGCGTGGCTGGTGGAACGCACCGGTGACCCGCTGGTGCCGGCCTACTACCTGATGGGCGCGGCGGTGATCGGCCTGGTGACCATGCTGTTCGTGAAGGAGACCGCCGGCCTGCCGCTGCGTGGTTCACCGCCGGCCGTGGGCAGCGACAGGGAAGCGGCTGCGTTGTTGAAGAGCGATGTGCCGGTAACGGTGGACCCGAGTCTGCCGCCACTGCCGGACGCTGCGGAGCCCGAGCAGGTGAAGCCGGCCTGA
- a CDS encoding AAA family ATPase → MGRILVLAGVNGAGKSSLLGTWLEAEGLSWFNPDSFTRRLVEAGWPLPDANAEAWLEGTRRLRQAMADGTDFAFETTLGGNTIPRLLRGACEHHHVAIWFCGLATVDLHIARVAARVAAGGHDIPVEKIHARFDSARENLLELLPHLAELHVYDNSAPADADGCVEPLPVLAMAHGQLQYPVSVAELLHTPDWAKPIVMRAMELDRPQ, encoded by the coding sequence ATGGGGCGGATCCTGGTGCTGGCCGGCGTCAATGGCGCCGGCAAAAGTTCGCTGCTGGGCACCTGGCTGGAAGCCGAAGGGCTGAGCTGGTTCAATCCCGATTCGTTCACCCGCCGCCTGGTGGAGGCCGGCTGGCCGCTGCCCGACGCCAATGCCGAGGCCTGGCTGGAAGGCACCCGCCGCCTGCGCCAGGCCATGGCCGATGGCACGGACTTCGCCTTCGAGACCACGCTGGGCGGCAACACTATTCCGCGCCTGCTGCGCGGGGCCTGCGAACACCATCATGTTGCGATCTGGTTCTGCGGGCTGGCCACGGTGGACCTGCACATTGCCCGCGTTGCAGCGCGGGTGGCCGCCGGCGGTCATGATATTCCGGTGGAGAAGATCCACGCCCGCTTCGATTCGGCGCGCGAGAACCTGCTGGAACTGCTGCCACACCTGGCCGAGCTGCATGTCTACGACAACAGCGCGCCGGCCGACGCCGACGGCTGCGTTGAGCCGCTGCCGGTGTTGGCGATGGCGCATGGCCAGCTGCAGTACCCGGTCTCGGTGGCCGAACTGCTGCATACGCCGGACTGGGCCAAACCCATCGTAATGCGTGCGATGGAGTTGGACAGGCCGCAGTAG
- a CDS encoding type II toxin-antitoxin system prevent-host-death family antitoxin, with protein sequence MTLPLDLPGLEKAPASSVKTRGWPSLMRTVREKQALVITNHNHPEAVIVDIRTYQELLAKAAGSDAGERSEELLRLRGEFDQTLASLQRGEGLGKVLGQPIRRGRKVTLGRPL encoded by the coding sequence ATGACCCTGCCGCTGGATCTGCCTGGCCTCGAAAAGGCCCCCGCGTCGTCGGTGAAGACCCGTGGCTGGCCGAGCCTGATGCGCACCGTGCGCGAGAAGCAGGCGCTGGTCATCACCAACCACAACCACCCCGAAGCGGTGATCGTGGATATCCGCACGTATCAGGAACTGCTGGCCAAGGCCGCTGGCAGCGATGCCGGTGAGCGCAGCGAAGAACTGCTGCGCCTGCGCGGTGAGTTCGACCAGACCCTGGCCAGCCTGCAGCGCGGTGAGGGGCTGGGCAAGGTGCTGGGCCAGCCGATCCGCCGCGGCCGCAAGGTCACCCTCGGCCGTCCGCTCTGA
- a CDS encoding sensor histidine kinase: MARPTEGLHAADMRGSAPPALRMHARHDGMAARIARHEWSSTPLGAIERWPPHLRATVDLMLAHGFPMIVLWGEQLVQLYNDGYAEILADRHPGGLGQPTRECWPEVWHINGPLYARVWQGETLTFEDKLYPLARQGRLEDIWFTITYSPIRGEEGRINGVLVTMFETTPAHVAQAAREREEQRRRESERRLELAFKVLPVGLCIVDLEGSMVLSNDQMRAYLPSGKVPSTDAENQHRWRGWHPDGSIIGPEDFAIARAMRGETVVPGLEFQYLHDDGRVRWTRVAAAPLRDADGGVSGVFAIAVDIDDLKRAAERQAVLLAELQHRVRNIMSTIHAIAWRTRESVSSVDEYAERLCGRLMSLARTQSLLTRGANAGVCLRGMLDEEIAAQTPAAAVYHLQGEDVLLPPKAAEVLSLAIHELASNALRHGALTHEDGRIVVSWNLQIQQGQPWLGLHWCERHAEVQDWEVPHQRGLGRALIEQRVPYELAGSGELRFAPQGLDAWIRFPLRERDSLLQTDAPGAAADGSGR; this comes from the coding sequence ATGGCCCGCCCGACTGAAGGTCTCCACGCTGCCGACATGCGTGGGTCCGCGCCTCCTGCACTGCGCATGCATGCCCGGCACGATGGCATGGCCGCGCGCATCGCCCGCCACGAGTGGTCGTCCACGCCATTGGGCGCGATCGAGCGCTGGCCGCCGCACCTGCGCGCTACCGTCGACCTGATGCTGGCCCATGGCTTCCCGATGATCGTGCTGTGGGGCGAGCAGCTGGTGCAGCTCTACAACGATGGCTACGCCGAGATCCTGGCCGACAGGCACCCCGGGGGGCTCGGTCAGCCGACCCGCGAGTGCTGGCCCGAGGTCTGGCACATCAACGGCCCGCTCTATGCCCGCGTCTGGCAGGGAGAGACCCTCACCTTCGAGGACAAGCTGTACCCGCTGGCGCGGCAGGGTCGCCTGGAAGACATCTGGTTCACCATCACCTACAGCCCGATCCGGGGCGAGGAAGGGCGCATCAATGGCGTGCTGGTGACGATGTTCGAGACCACCCCTGCGCACGTGGCCCAGGCCGCGCGCGAACGCGAGGAGCAACGCCGGCGTGAAAGCGAGCGGCGTCTGGAGCTGGCCTTCAAGGTGCTGCCGGTGGGTCTGTGCATCGTCGATCTGGAGGGCAGCATGGTGTTGTCCAATGACCAGATGCGTGCGTACCTGCCCAGTGGCAAGGTGCCTTCGACCGATGCGGAGAACCAGCATCGTTGGCGGGGGTGGCATCCGGATGGCTCCATCATCGGGCCCGAGGACTTCGCCATTGCCCGTGCGATGCGCGGCGAAACCGTGGTGCCGGGGCTGGAGTTCCAGTACCTGCACGACGATGGCCGGGTGCGCTGGACGCGGGTTGCCGCAGCGCCGCTGCGTGACGCCGATGGAGGGGTCAGCGGGGTGTTCGCCATCGCCGTGGACATCGACGATCTCAAGCGTGCCGCCGAGCGCCAGGCGGTCCTGCTGGCCGAACTGCAGCACCGGGTGCGCAACATCATGTCGACCATCCATGCCATTGCCTGGCGGACCCGCGAGTCGGTCAGCAGCGTGGATGAATACGCTGAACGGTTATGCGGGCGACTGATGTCGCTGGCACGCACGCAGAGCCTGCTGACCCGTGGCGCCAATGCAGGGGTCTGCCTGCGCGGCATGCTGGATGAGGAGATTGCAGCGCAGACACCGGCTGCCGCGGTCTATCACCTGCAGGGTGAGGACGTGCTGCTGCCACCCAAGGCTGCCGAAGTGCTGTCACTGGCGATCCACGAGCTGGCCAGCAATGCGCTGCGGCATGGCGCGCTGACCCATGAGGACGGCCGGATCGTGGTGTCCTGGAACCTGCAGATCCAGCAGGGGCAGCCATGGCTGGGGCTGCATTGGTGCGAGCGGCATGCCGAGGTGCAGGATTGGGAGGTACCCCACCAGCGCGGCCTGGGCCGGGCCCTGATCGAGCAGCGCGTCCCCTACGAACTGGCCGGCAGTGGCGAACTGCGCTTCGCGCCGCAAGGCCTGGATGCCTGGATCCGCTTCCCGCTGCGCGAGCGGGACAGCCTGCTGCAGACCGATGCTCCGGGCGCGGCGGCGGACGGTTCCGGCAGGTAA
- a CDS encoding response regulator, with protein MLEAGSKPDGLNGLRVLVAEDEFAIAMFLVDYLELKGAQVVGPAGDLQALGQLVDTHPIDVALLDINLGGEQVYPLADRLAEAGTPFLLTSGYDENLPSRFAAAPRCTKPYHIEALVQQLAGLVAVPRASAGAA; from the coding sequence GTGCTGGAGGCAGGTAGCAAACCGGATGGCCTGAATGGGCTGCGCGTACTGGTGGCAGAAGACGAATTCGCCATCGCGATGTTCCTGGTCGACTATCTGGAACTGAAAGGCGCACAGGTGGTGGGGCCTGCCGGTGACCTGCAGGCGCTGGGGCAGCTGGTCGATACCCATCCCATCGATGTGGCACTGCTGGACATCAACCTGGGCGGTGAGCAGGTCTATCCGCTGGCCGATCGTCTGGCCGAGGCGGGCACGCCCTTCCTGCTCACCTCCGGCTACGATGAGAACCTGCCCAGCCGCTTTGCTGCGGCTCCTCGCTGCACCAAGCCTTACCACATCGAGGCCCTGGTCCAGCAACTGGCCGGATTGGTGGCGGTCCCACGGGCCTCTGCGGGCGCCGCCTGA
- a CDS encoding surface lipoprotein assembly modifier, which translates to MRHPIFLVILLLAAADVRAQQDDLRRVLEQGSELRHQQQDQQRLQQAESARPTITIDGQTLRVERTVDDLGQALYLSLQHQQWGAAQRFLDEYIELPGHDPLLRHYAQGGLARVAGNHHRAANEYEALLAAQPDFLPARLELARVYAEDQRDRDAVVLFTAIAGGINADDPATAGVRGRVDAYLAALQARKRWKGALAAGPAWSDNINRSSASRTCLFGVGDTCIIQRNLPDAQRAMGLDYDGNLERRWALAGHHGVYVRGLAFGQAWRGHSAYNELNASVQAGYSWRSARHALQIAPSYDYQGLGNRALQGGSGLHGEWQYALDARSLLKLEADWKRQRYRQRGLASNYDGELAAVYATWFHALNPRWTLFAGLDLSDSSAANPANGYRQRGLRLGAARQWTGTTATVFVSLRERDYDAWSPLLEARREDSEQNLIAVVRSERLAVAGLVPSLSLRYARIDSNVGWLYSHDRSLLSLKWERAF; encoded by the coding sequence ATGCGCCATCCCATCTTCCTTGTGATCCTGTTGCTGGCGGCTGCCGATGTGCGCGCCCAGCAGGATGATCTTCGTCGTGTGCTGGAGCAGGGCAGCGAGCTGCGCCACCAGCAGCAGGACCAGCAGCGCCTGCAGCAGGCCGAGTCGGCGCGACCGACCATCACCATCGACGGCCAGACCCTGCGCGTGGAGCGCACGGTCGACGATCTGGGCCAGGCGCTGTACCTGTCGCTGCAGCATCAGCAATGGGGCGCAGCGCAGCGCTTCCTGGACGAATACATCGAACTGCCCGGCCACGACCCGTTGCTGCGCCACTACGCGCAGGGCGGCCTGGCGCGGGTGGCCGGCAATCACCACCGCGCGGCCAACGAGTACGAAGCACTGCTGGCGGCGCAGCCGGATTTCCTGCCGGCCCGCCTTGAGCTTGCACGTGTCTATGCCGAGGACCAGCGCGACCGCGATGCCGTGGTGTTGTTCACGGCCATCGCCGGTGGCATCAATGCCGACGACCCCGCCACCGCAGGTGTGCGCGGCCGGGTGGACGCCTACCTGGCTGCGCTGCAGGCCCGCAAACGCTGGAAAGGAGCGCTGGCAGCCGGCCCGGCATGGAGCGACAACATCAACCGCAGCTCGGCCAGCCGCACCTGCCTGTTCGGAGTGGGCGACACCTGCATCATCCAGCGCAATCTTCCCGATGCCCAGCGCGCCATGGGCCTGGACTACGACGGCAACCTCGAACGTCGCTGGGCATTGGCCGGACATCACGGCGTCTATGTGCGCGGGCTTGCGTTCGGCCAGGCATGGCGCGGGCACAGCGCCTACAACGAGCTCAATGCGAGCGTGCAGGCGGGCTATAGCTGGCGCAGCGCACGGCATGCCCTGCAGATCGCGCCGAGCTATGACTACCAGGGCCTGGGCAACCGGGCCCTGCAGGGCGGCAGCGGGCTGCATGGCGAATGGCAATATGCCTTGGACGCGCGCAGCCTGCTCAAGCTGGAGGCCGACTGGAAGCGCCAGCGCTATCGTCAGCGCGGCCTGGCCAGCAATTACGACGGTGAGCTGGCCGCGGTGTATGCCACCTGGTTCCATGCGCTCAACCCGCGCTGGACCCTCTTTGCCGGGCTGGACCTGAGTGACAGCAGTGCTGCCAATCCGGCCAACGGTTACCGCCAGCGTGGCCTGCGCCTGGGGGCGGCACGCCAGTGGACGGGCACCACCGCCACCGTATTCGTGTCGTTGCGCGAGCGCGACTACGACGCGTGGAGCCCGCTGCTGGAGGCGCGGCGTGAGGACAGCGAACAGAACCTGATCGCCGTCGTCCGCAGCGAGCGCCTCGCGGTGGCCGGGCTGGTACCCAGCCTGAGCCTGCGCTACGCGCGCATCGACAGCAACGTTGGCTGGTTGTACAGCCACGACCGCAGCCTGCTCAGCCTCAAATGGGAGCGCGCCTTCTGA
- a CDS encoding Slam-dependent surface lipoprotein yields MKMISRSVLAVAASLALVGAAHAADIVGAASARTDAELYVAVGESQVNGGPHRAGKAGVGVGTVSQAKPVDFQGLSAYSAPTTVNGVTVRTLAMPITGAPGSHAGMGHFNFVKVGSGDVWFGEWSKDGAAGGFNNRQVYFVGDRAGTTLPAGVASYTVAGLNKFNGSNLLSGTFDADFGAGTLDGALSGNGLTLAIVANINSADASFAGSANANGSVNGTTQGQFFGANAATLAGIATFAGNSQYDTAFGGSKN; encoded by the coding sequence ATGAAAATGATCTCCCGTTCGGTGCTCGCCGTTGCCGCCTCGCTGGCTCTGGTCGGTGCCGCGCATGCTGCCGATATCGTTGGTGCCGCCAGTGCCAGGACCGATGCCGAGCTGTACGTCGCGGTTGGCGAATCGCAGGTCAATGGCGGCCCGCACCGCGCTGGCAAGGCCGGTGTCGGTGTCGGCACCGTGTCCCAGGCCAAGCCGGTGGACTTCCAGGGCCTGAGCGCCTACTCGGCACCCACCACCGTCAATGGCGTGACGGTTCGCACCCTGGCCATGCCGATCACCGGCGCACCGGGCAGCCACGCCGGCATGGGCCACTTCAACTTCGTCAAGGTCGGCAGTGGCGATGTCTGGTTCGGTGAGTGGTCCAAGGATGGCGCCGCCGGTGGCTTCAACAACCGCCAGGTCTACTTCGTTGGTGACCGCGCCGGCACCACGCTGCCCGCCGGCGTGGCGTCCTACACCGTGGCCGGCCTGAACAAGTTCAACGGCAGCAACCTGCTGAGCGGCACCTTCGACGCCGACTTCGGCGCCGGCACCCTGGACGGTGCGCTGTCCGGCAATGGCCTGACCCTGGCCATCGTTGCCAACATCAACAGTGCCGATGCATCGTTCGCCGGTTCGGCCAACGCCAATGGCAGCGTCAACGGCACCACCCAGGGCCAGTTCTTCGGCGCCAACGCCGCCACCCTGGCCGGCATCGCCACCTTCGCCGGCAACAGCCAGTACGACACCGCCTTCGGCGGCAGCAAGAACTGA